One genomic window of Thermococcus sp. includes the following:
- the tes gene encoding tetraether lipid synthase Tes, protein MAENVGEVPSGEKEFEQLTRRVRDIVEFPEISEEEFENMLKNASRVYGGPLPHRTYSLCPETRRVVPALVWESDGKVWITKRCPEGMITDLYYESVEQYYRFQRWKYDFKLKSVNVENTGVNCPLDCGLCARHRSHTSLLNIVLTNRCNLSCWYCFFYAKEGQPIYEPTLEQIRMMLRNAKKQYPVGANAVQFTGGEPTLRDDLIEILKIAKEEGYDHVQLNTDGIKLAFDPELVKKIREAGTNTLYMSYDGMTPQTNWKNHWEVPLIFENVRKAGGPGIVLVPTTIRNVNDHELGAIINFGLNHLDIVRGVNFQPISLVGRVPKKERQRFRITIPGAIKRIEEQTNGVIEIDDWYPIPIAGHIARFFEAFTGSRYYMTSHYCCGAATYVFLDREHKRVIPISRFLDVEGFVEYLEEKAEEIEQWKKLGKLQKLKLGAEIFLKFRSFYDDKYAPKGLKVLDLIKNAFMHGNYDALGKFHENALFIGMMHFMDEYNYDVERVERCVIHYAMPDGRVVPFCTFNVIPELYRDKVQAQFSYSWDEWKKLHPDWDYWSDKYFRSKEFVEKMKKSELYRKTYIDIEDYFGTIKTKA, encoded by the coding sequence ATGGCTGAGAATGTTGGTGAGGTACCGAGCGGCGAAAAGGAGTTTGAACAGCTCACGAGAAGGGTTAGGGATATAGTGGAGTTCCCTGAAATAAGTGAAGAAGAGTTTGAAAACATGCTCAAAAACGCGAGCAGGGTTTACGGTGGGCCACTTCCCCACAGGACTTACTCACTCTGTCCTGAGACGAGGCGCGTTGTTCCCGCTCTGGTATGGGAGAGTGACGGTAAAGTCTGGATAACCAAACGCTGTCCAGAGGGAATGATAACCGACCTCTACTACGAGAGCGTTGAGCAGTACTATCGCTTCCAGCGCTGGAAGTACGATTTCAAGCTCAAGAGCGTGAACGTTGAGAACACCGGTGTTAACTGTCCCCTGGACTGTGGCCTCTGTGCGAGGCACCGTTCCCATACGAGTCTGCTCAACATAGTGCTCACCAACCGTTGTAATCTCTCCTGCTGGTACTGCTTCTTCTACGCCAAGGAGGGCCAGCCGATTTACGAACCCACTCTTGAACAGATTAGGATGATGCTCCGCAACGCCAAGAAGCAGTATCCCGTTGGTGCCAACGCCGTTCAGTTCACCGGCGGTGAGCCGACGCTTAGAGACGACCTCATCGAGATACTCAAAATCGCGAAGGAAGAAGGCTACGACCACGTTCAGCTCAACACCGATGGAATAAAGCTCGCCTTCGACCCCGAACTCGTGAAGAAAATCCGCGAAGCCGGCACTAATACCCTTTACATGAGCTACGACGGAATGACTCCACAGACCAACTGGAAGAACCACTGGGAAGTCCCACTCATCTTCGAGAACGTGAGGAAGGCGGGTGGACCGGGAATAGTTCTGGTTCCGACTACCATAAGGAACGTCAACGACCACGAGCTTGGGGCGATAATCAACTTCGGTCTGAACCACCTCGACATCGTCAGAGGCGTTAACTTCCAGCCCATTTCCCTCGTTGGTAGGGTTCCTAAAAAGGAGCGCCAGCGCTTTAGGATAACGATTCCGGGGGCTATAAAGAGGATTGAGGAACAGACCAACGGCGTCATAGAGATAGACGACTGGTACCCGATTCCGATAGCGGGCCACATAGCTCGCTTCTTTGAGGCCTTCACCGGTTCGCGCTACTACATGACGAGCCACTACTGCTGTGGCGCGGCAACGTACGTCTTCCTCGACAGGGAACACAAGAGGGTTATCCCGATAAGCCGGTTCTTGGATGTGGAGGGCTTCGTTGAGTACCTCGAGGAGAAGGCGGAAGAGATAGAGCAGTGGAAGAAGCTCGGCAAGCTCCAGAAGCTCAAACTTGGTGCCGAGATATTCCTCAAGTTCAGGAGCTTCTACGACGATAAATACGCGCCGAAGGGCCTCAAGGTTCTCGACCTCATAAAGAACGCCTTCATGCACGGCAACTACGACGCCCTCGGCAAGTTCCACGAGAACGCACTCTTTATCGGAATGATGCACTTCATGGACGAGTACAACTATGATGTAGAAAGGGTGGAGCGCTGTGTAATCCACTACGCGATGCCCGACGGAAGGGTTGTGCCCTTCTGTACCTTCAACGTGATTCCTGAACTCTACAGGGACAAGGTTCAGGCCCAGTTCAGCTACAGCTGGGATGAGTGGAAGAAACTCCACCCGGACTGGGACTATTGGAGCGACAAGTACTTCCGCTCGAAGGAGTTCGTCGAGAAGATGAAGAAGAGCGAGCTCTACAGGAAGACGTACATTGACATCGAGGACTACTTTGGAACGATAAAGACGAAGGCGTGA
- a CDS encoding ribonuclease E/G, which produces MSTSTGLTVRIRGIYSTALTKLFLDRGFGISQPSNKIVERFGLEKTYDEFDVDIYDKKDRHGVVLVGNAVEEAKAVLEDELIDVFFRRLSYQLYGIYKGLVVKVDERYVYVDLGSAIGTLPKRELPNANEGDEVLVQVKKHNLLPHLSTTLTIPGDYAVLIPKPIGVQRHVKISRKIRDNQERERLRILGLSIDLGEWGILWRTAAAYKDWNTLRDEIVRLSKLADRLAKADTYFAPSLIIEGRNIYEVEFGGGAKKKLDEIRNKVVPTVEGHHQLKAKDPELGFAVEIAEGILAKVPSQRMKVNQGFWEALIENKGPRKGWLFSLDHVKPDGQRIRIGPGEVVEVSHNPLKVTIKRHLKPGKFYDGLDLPIESGDYAITEIEAGKWWFVHRYYNKNGNLKGEYYNINTPVEIYPDGARYVDLEVDIVKWPDGTKEIIDKEKLAEHYEEGIISEKLYKAVLRITQEVYERI; this is translated from the coding sequence GTGTCTACAAGCACAGGGCTTACGGTTAGGATTCGGGGCATCTATTCAACGGCCCTGACGAAGCTGTTCCTTGACAGGGGCTTTGGCATAAGTCAACCAAGCAACAAGATAGTCGAACGCTTCGGGCTCGAAAAGACATACGACGAGTTCGACGTGGACATCTATGACAAGAAGGACAGACATGGTGTTGTTCTCGTTGGAAATGCTGTTGAGGAAGCCAAGGCCGTCCTTGAGGATGAGCTTATCGACGTCTTCTTTAGGAGGCTCTCATACCAGCTCTACGGCATCTACAAGGGTCTCGTCGTTAAAGTTGATGAGAGATACGTTTACGTTGACCTAGGCAGTGCAATAGGGACACTTCCAAAGAGAGAACTTCCCAATGCAAACGAAGGCGACGAGGTTCTCGTTCAGGTGAAGAAGCACAACCTTCTACCACACCTGAGCACGACCCTTACGATACCCGGCGACTACGCGGTTTTGATTCCCAAGCCGATAGGCGTCCAGAGGCACGTGAAGATATCAAGGAAAATAAGGGACAACCAAGAGCGCGAAAGGCTCAGAATCCTTGGCCTGAGCATAGACCTCGGCGAGTGGGGAATCCTCTGGAGGACGGCGGCAGCTTATAAGGACTGGAACACCCTAAGGGACGAGATAGTTCGCCTCTCAAAGCTCGCCGACAGACTTGCCAAGGCGGACACTTACTTCGCGCCCTCACTCATCATCGAGGGCAGGAACATCTATGAGGTTGAATTTGGAGGAGGAGCGAAGAAGAAGCTCGACGAGATAAGGAACAAAGTAGTTCCAACCGTTGAAGGCCACCATCAGCTCAAAGCTAAGGACCCGGAGCTAGGCTTCGCTGTTGAGATAGCGGAGGGAATCTTAGCCAAGGTTCCGAGCCAGCGGATGAAGGTCAATCAGGGCTTCTGGGAGGCATTAATAGAGAACAAGGGACCAAGAAAGGGCTGGCTCTTCAGCCTCGACCACGTTAAACCAGATGGCCAGAGGATAAGGATTGGACCGGGAGAAGTCGTTGAGGTCAGCCACAACCCGCTCAAGGTGACCATAAAGAGGCACCTTAAGCCCGGCAAGTTCTACGACGGCCTCGACCTGCCAATAGAGTCCGGTGACTACGCAATAACCGAGATTGAGGCCGGCAAATGGTGGTTCGTGCACCGCTACTATAATAAAAACGGCAACCTGAAGGGCGAGTACTATAACATCAACACCCCGGTTGAGATTTACCCTGACGGTGCCAGATACGTTGACCTTGAAGTTGACATCGTTAAGTGGCCCGACGGGACGAAGGAGATAATCGACAAGGAGAAGCTGGCTGAACACTACGAGGAAGGCATAATAAGTGAGAAGCTCTACAAGGCCGTCCTCAGAATTACACAGGAAGTTTACGAGAGGATTTAA
- a CDS encoding pantoate kinase gives MLIRSFIPAHITAFFVPVLSEDPLKTGSLGAGINLDKGTNVFASIETGTLERHVHIAFNGEPVKRKEAIISYSVAEKLVPEDFIGEVEIWQYFDYPNGYGFGNSAGGALGTALVLSYAFGGTWLKASQLAHNAEVKYKGGLGDVIGQLAGGIEVRVKAGGPGIGVTDNLFFDEYKVLLVPLGRLSTKEILDGDVVNAIKAEGRKALESLLMEPRPERMMVLAREFAERTGLLSGELLELARELDKVLKLPSSMIMLGKGLFALAREKELESAKVLLSDLEVPYDVAEIHEGKPKVGRWLG, from the coding sequence ATGCTCATCAGGTCATTTATTCCAGCCCACATAACAGCATTCTTCGTTCCTGTACTCAGTGAAGACCCCCTCAAAACCGGCTCTCTCGGAGCGGGAATCAACCTCGACAAGGGAACCAACGTTTTTGCCAGCATCGAGACCGGAACCCTTGAAAGGCACGTTCATATAGCCTTCAACGGCGAGCCTGTAAAGAGGAAAGAAGCCATAATCAGCTACTCCGTTGCCGAAAAGCTCGTTCCTGAAGATTTTATAGGCGAGGTTGAGATATGGCAGTATTTTGATTACCCAAACGGCTACGGCTTTGGAAACAGTGCCGGCGGAGCCTTAGGAACGGCCCTAGTTCTAAGCTACGCATTCGGCGGGACGTGGCTCAAGGCTTCTCAGCTTGCCCATAATGCCGAAGTGAAATACAAAGGGGGTCTCGGCGACGTTATAGGCCAGCTCGCCGGGGGGATAGAGGTTCGCGTTAAAGCCGGCGGCCCGGGAATAGGCGTTACTGACAACCTCTTCTTTGATGAGTACAAGGTTCTCCTCGTTCCTCTCGGGAGGCTCTCAACGAAGGAAATCCTCGACGGCGACGTTGTAAATGCAATAAAGGCCGAGGGAAGGAAAGCCCTTGAAAGCCTTCTCATGGAACCGAGACCGGAGCGTATGATGGTCCTCGCAAGGGAGTTCGCCGAAAGAACGGGTCTGTTAAGCGGTGAACTCCTTGAACTGGCGAGGGAGCTGGACAAGGTTCTGAAACTTCCGAGCTCGATGATAATGCTTGGGAAGGGACTCTTTGCCCTGGCGAGGGAAAAAGAACTAGAAAGTGCCAAAGTCCTCCTGTCGGACCTTGAGGTTCCATACGACGTCGCGGAAATCCACGAGGGGAAGCCGAAGGTTGGAAGGTGGCTGGGTTAA
- the udg gene encoding type-4 uracil-DNA glycosylase, whose amino-acid sequence MGKEDIMRKLEEKIRNCQKCPLGKLRTNAVPGAGSYDAKVMFVGEAPGYWEDQKGLPFVGRAGKVLDELLEMIGLSREEVYITNVVKCRPPENRDPTEEEIKACAPYLDRQIDIIQPRVIVPLGRYSMSYILQKFGFKPEPISKIHGRTFEARTLFGKIIIMPMYHPAAALYRPQIREELEKGFVKLAKILKEIS is encoded by the coding sequence ATGGGCAAGGAAGACATCATGCGTAAGCTCGAAGAGAAGATTCGCAACTGCCAGAAATGTCCCCTCGGCAAGTTAAGAACCAATGCCGTCCCGGGGGCGGGAAGCTACGACGCCAAGGTGATGTTCGTTGGAGAGGCCCCAGGTTATTGGGAGGACCAGAAGGGTTTGCCTTTCGTTGGTAGAGCCGGTAAGGTTCTCGACGAGCTCTTGGAGATGATAGGCCTCAGCAGGGAGGAGGTTTACATAACTAACGTAGTCAAATGCCGTCCTCCCGAAAACCGTGACCCAACGGAAGAAGAAATCAAGGCCTGCGCGCCCTATCTCGACAGACAGATTGACATAATTCAGCCAAGGGTAATCGTCCCCCTCGGGAGGTACTCGATGAGCTACATACTGCAGAAGTTTGGCTTCAAGCCAGAACCGATAAGCAAAATCCACGGGAGGACCTTTGAAGCAAGAACCCTCTTCGGGAAAATCATCATAATGCCAATGTATCATCCCGCAGCTGCCCTCTACAGGCCTCAGATAAGGGAAGAACTCGAGAAGGGTTTCGTCAAACTGGCAAAAATTCTCAAGGAAATCAGTTGA
- a CDS encoding Tfx family DNA-binding protein, with product MKSFLTEQQIKILRLRAKGLKQSEIAELLGTSRANVSILERRALEKIEKARNTLLIWEQINSKVSVEVKRGDDIFKVPDRLFSRADELGVKVPYSTAEIIAFLVEHAPVDDRLARRDFTLFLDANDRLRVSECILDDFDEIRRKDGGKDPVKGHDRTAHGSG from the coding sequence ATGAAGAGCTTTCTCACAGAGCAACAAATCAAGATTCTCCGCCTTCGCGCTAAGGGCCTCAAGCAGAGCGAGATTGCTGAGCTCCTAGGCACGAGCAGGGCCAACGTTAGCATACTTGAGAGGAGAGCCCTTGAGAAGATTGAAAAGGCCCGAAACACCCTTCTCATCTGGGAACAGATTAACTCAAAGGTAAGTGTTGAGGTTAAACGTGGTGATGACATCTTTAAGGTTCCAGATAGGCTCTTCAGCAGGGCCGATGAACTCGGCGTTAAAGTGCCCTACAGCACAGCCGAGATAATAGCCTTCCTCGTCGAGCACGCCCCCGTCGATGACAGGCTGGCTAGGAGGGACTTCACGCTCTTTTTAGACGCCAATGACCGCCTCCGCGTGAGCGAGTGCATCTTAGATGACTTCGACGAGATACGGAGGAAGGACGGCGGTAAAGACCCCGTTAAGGGCCATGATAGGACCGCTCACGGTTCCGGCTAA
- a CDS encoding DUF3213 domain-containing protein: MAVKPEKKLTRIELEFDKGNWELTTTKQYELLTSEAVWRAFLNSYTGRGFVVFDEEVLTREKILETLKELNPKIVGEETLTVEELIDKSMSWNNVLA; this comes from the coding sequence ATGGCCGTTAAACCCGAGAAGAAACTCACAAGGATTGAGCTGGAGTTCGATAAAGGTAACTGGGAACTGACAACCACCAAACAGTACGAGCTCTTAACCAGTGAGGCCGTGTGGAGGGCTTTCCTGAACAGCTACACAGGCAGGGGTTTTGTTGTCTTCGATGAGGAAGTCTTGACAAGGGAAAAAATCCTTGAAACCCTAAAGGAGCTCAACCCAAAGATTGTTGGGGAGGAAACCCTGACCGTTGAGGAGCTCATTGATAAGAGCATGAGCTGGAACAACGTCCTCGCATGA
- a CDS encoding Na+/H+ antiporter NhaC family protein, producing the protein MADFGVLSLLPPLVAIILAMWTKRVILALFAGVWIGGVMVSGWNPITGTTQTIDWLVKNASDSWNVKILLFDFLIGAGVGLIYKSGGAFAVGRALASRVRSSRGASVMGWLLGVLIFFDDYTNTIIVGNTMRPITDRTRVSREMLAYIDDSTAAPVAGIAVVSTWIGYEVGLIGDAFSKLKVDLTSVGGPYGAWAHSVPYRFYSILAILLVFLVAYFHRHYGPMLHAEMRARTTGKVLRDGAKPLMTTEVDLGVPKEGGSVHLFVWPILTLIFVTLYGMWYTGGGSEAFAKGGLREVLGNADSAMALLWGSFAMVVVAFALVLATKQMTIEEAEDAMVRGMKQMVIANTILLLAWSIKSATDAVGTAPYIVELAKSAGISGGWIPLIVFIISMFISFTTGTSWGTFSIMLPIAIPLAYGITGNLGPEVFASIGAVFAGGIFGDHCSPISDTTIMSSMFSGSDHIDHVTTQIPYAVTASSVGLILYLLFGLGIRNWAILLPIGIVLLVIAWYVLSEWYGKKYGIPHGKVPVYVAED; encoded by the coding sequence ATGGCAGACTTTGGTGTGTTGTCCCTGCTTCCACCACTGGTGGCAATTATTCTGGCCATGTGGACCAAGAGGGTCATTCTGGCGCTGTTTGCAGGGGTTTGGATTGGAGGCGTTATGGTTTCAGGTTGGAACCCAATAACTGGAACCACCCAGACCATTGATTGGCTCGTTAAAAACGCCAGTGATAGCTGGAACGTTAAAATACTGCTCTTCGACTTCCTTATTGGAGCTGGAGTTGGGCTGATATATAAATCCGGAGGGGCTTTCGCCGTGGGTCGAGCCCTAGCGAGTAGGGTTCGTTCCAGCAGGGGCGCCTCCGTGATGGGATGGCTATTAGGCGTGCTTATATTCTTCGATGACTACACCAACACCATAATAGTTGGAAACACCATGAGGCCAATAACCGATAGGACGAGGGTTTCTAGGGAAATGCTGGCCTATATAGACGATTCTACAGCCGCACCGGTTGCAGGTATAGCTGTGGTTTCAACATGGATTGGGTACGAAGTTGGTCTCATTGGGGACGCATTCAGCAAGCTCAAGGTTGACCTTACCTCTGTAGGGGGGCCATATGGAGCCTGGGCACACAGCGTCCCCTACAGGTTCTACTCGATTCTCGCAATACTCCTCGTGTTTCTTGTGGCATACTTCCACAGGCACTACGGCCCAATGCTCCACGCCGAGATGCGCGCCAGGACAACTGGAAAAGTTCTCCGCGATGGTGCGAAACCACTCATGACAACCGAGGTCGACCTCGGTGTGCCGAAAGAGGGAGGCAGCGTCCACCTCTTCGTATGGCCCATACTAACGCTAATATTTGTCACACTCTATGGAATGTGGTATACAGGAGGTGGAAGCGAGGCCTTCGCCAAAGGGGGTTTAAGGGAGGTTCTTGGAAACGCTGATTCTGCAATGGCACTCCTCTGGGGAAGCTTTGCCATGGTTGTCGTTGCATTCGCTCTGGTTCTCGCCACAAAACAGATGACAATCGAGGAAGCGGAGGACGCCATGGTCAGGGGTATGAAGCAGATGGTAATAGCAAACACAATCCTACTGCTCGCGTGGAGTATCAAGAGCGCCACCGATGCAGTTGGAACAGCTCCGTATATAGTCGAACTTGCAAAAAGCGCAGGAATAAGCGGTGGCTGGATTCCACTGATAGTGTTCATCATCTCAATGTTCATATCCTTCACAACGGGAACCAGCTGGGGAACCTTCAGCATAATGCTACCAATAGCCATACCCCTCGCTTATGGCATCACCGGTAACCTTGGACCAGAGGTCTTCGCAAGCATAGGCGCCGTCTTTGCAGGAGGTATCTTCGGAGACCACTGCTCCCCAATAAGTGATACAACTATCATGAGCTCGATGTTCAGCGGTTCGGACCACATAGACCACGTTACGACCCAGATACCCTACGCGGTAACGGCATCAAGTGTTGGCCTCATCCTTTACCTGCTCTTCGGTCTCGGCATCAGGAACTGGGCAATCCTCCTACCCATTGGCATAGTGCTCCTAGTGATTGCCTGGTATGTCCTTAGTGAGTGGTACGGAAAGAAGTACGGCATCCCCCACGGAAAAGTACCGGTTTATGTGGCTGAGGATTGA